The genomic interval catgtccgactctttgtgacacaatgaactgtatagtccatggaattctccaggccagaatactggagtaggtagccattcccttctccaggggatcttcccaacccagggaccgaacccaggtctcccacattgcaggcattctttaccatctgagccaccagggaagtccttgaggcagaatggatgcatgtgaatgtatggctgagctcctttgctgttcacctaaaactatcacagcattgtgtTGTTTTAGTATATAGTgtcctttattctgttttctttttcctttggccaGTTTTGGCTGCACGGGTCATCTTTGCTGCGCGCGGGCTCTCTCTAGTTTGGCGGGTGGGGGGCTTTGAGGTGGGTGGGGGGCTTCTCCTCTGGCAgcgtgcaggctcagcagttgtgtcGCATGGGCTCCGGTGACCTGAGGCTtgtggaaccttcctggaccagggatcaaacccacatcccctgtactggcaggcagattcttaaccactggaccacctgggaagtcctatcacaacattgttaatggacagtaccccagtacaaaataaaaagtttaaaaaaaagaacaaccttTTAAAgactggaaaattcaagagaagaATAGTATTTTATAACATGCAAAAGCTACAAGAAAttcaaacacaatattgtaaagcaattttactcccattaaaaaaatttaaaaacctaaaaaaaactatatgaattttagaacacagccatgctcattcctTTACCTATTTTCTGTGGCTGCCTTTTTGCTacaaatggcagagttgagtagttgtaagAGATCTTTTGACtcataaaacctaaaatatttactctctggtccTTACAGAGAACATTGATCTGTTCTTACTACAATCAATAACTTTTGGATTGGAGAGCAGTACTGTAAACTTTGGAGACATATTGTCTGGGTGGAAATCTACTGCCATAGTTTTGGGAACTTACCACACTTCTCTAGTCtttagttccctcatctgtaaaacgggaatAATAGTACCTCCCTCAGAGCTGTGAGAATAAAAAGATACAATGGATACAAGGGTACTGCTTTTGATACGTGCTACTTatgattattattgttattattattattggctaCTTCACAGAAAGATATAAAGGCTGACAGCAGACACAGTCCCAAAGGTGGGATACACTGTCGTGACATTCAACGCCTTTGCTAATGAAATGCACCTTTGGGTGAAATATTTAGACATCAAGCATGGGTGGATGAAAAATGGGTACTCAGTGCACCAGAATTAGATCACATATGTACtctgctgcttttaaaaatatatttatttataaattatttatttatttggctgctctgggtcttagttgcagcatccgggatctaattccttgaccagggatagaacccaggccccctgctttggaggcatggagtcttagccactggaccaccagggaagttcctgcatTCTGCTTCTTATTCTAAAGATAATTCTACCACTCAGAATTGTCTCCAGTCTTCCGTTCTTTGCagatgggctttctctggttctcCATCATGTGACTGAAGATGGATACCCCAAAGCAGCTGAGTTTCATATTACAGTTCTAATCACATTCAAAGAATTAGTTTCTAAAATCCAATAACAAAATGCcaggaaaaagaattttattgaGTCAACTCAGTGGCAATCACCACTGACCCAGTCAACCCAGACCAGAGGAAAGTCTTAGTATGTTTTGCACCCTCGAGGAGATGTATCTATTAATACACTCATTCTCCCGCCCAGCCTGCGGCATGTATTCTGTGAATACAAAGCAAGCTATGGCCATCCAGAGACCATTATCAGGTAATAACCAAAAAAATGCAGAAGGCTGCAAACAAGAAAAAGAGTTTATTGAGAGTGCTAAGAATTGCATTTTGGGAGGCAACCATTTGAATGGCAACTCACATGTGCTCCAGGTGGGGCAATAGACAATAGTGGGGGATTATAAAGGCAACAGAGACATTCTAGAGAAGAAACAAAGGTTATCATTACAGAACTATGACTGGTGCTGGCAGGCATTCAGTCACTTGCTGGCAGCAGATTGGTTGCTAAGCTGTGCTCtctaaggagaaaagaagaaagttctaGGTGGTCTCAGGATGTCTGGGTTCAAAGTTTATGTTGGGTTTAGCAGTTGATGTGTGTAAGTTCCACTTCCTTAATGCCTCCCAGCTCCATCTTGGATCCCTTTGACATAAGCGACtccattttttttaagccactgatACTTAAGAGATTTGTGTTACAACACCTAGCCCACTGAACTAACCCATCATTTATGGAGCCCCTCACACTTCTACTTTTTTCAGCCTTGGAAGactccccctcctccttcagTTCCTGCCTCCAGAACATGCAGAATCACAAATTCAGCCTTCCCCAGACCCTGCCTTTTTAAGCAGCCAATCAGTGTGACTGCCAATTAGGacctgaaaaggaagaaagtatcCCTGGACCTGGCTATGCCCACTAATCTTCATCCCAATTTGGTTTCAAAGACTACATCCCTGGGGCTTCTTGCAGTGAAGGAAAAGGAGTTTGAAGACAGAACAAGTCTGAGACTGCTTCTCATAGGGGATTCACATTCAGATCAGAGAATCTTGGAGGCTGCAGTGGTTGCAATTTagggagagtcccttggactgcaaggagatccaaccagtccattctgaaggagatcagccatgggatttctttggaaggaatgatgctgaagctgaaactccagtactttggccacctcatgtgaagagttgactcattggaaaagactctgatgctgggagggattgggggcaggaggagaaggggacgacagaggatgagatggctggatggcatcactgactcgatggacgtgagtctgagtgaattccgggagctggtgatggacagggaggcctggtatgctgcgattcatggggtcgcaaagagttggacatgactgagccactgaactgaactgaactgaactgaaattagcTTCATCCATAAAAGATCAGGGCAAAAGCTGGGGGCCCTGACTTTAGAACTTGTTGCAGAGAGGCGAGTCATGACAGCATTTATATTCCACAATAACGCTGGGATTAAAGAGCTTCATGGGAATACATAGTTGGCTACAACCCTGGTGTCCGTAGGAAAGCGTGCCATCtggaaaggagaagagaagacAAGTGAGACCCCAGAACCTAGGACGCAGCCCCAGCTCAGCATATCCTGGGGGTACTGCTCAGTAAATATTCCTGAATGAAGCACAGGATTAATGCATCAACCAACTAATCAAGAATGAGGAGGAAATAGCACATTTCATGGAGGAGGACTCATACTCTTAGTAGAGAGAATGTCAGCCATCTGGGACTGACAGTCTGGAGGTAGGGCCCCCTGGTGGGCTCTCCTGGGATAGCTTTGCAAGCTCTGTAtgcaagcatgcatgctcagccgcttcagtcgtgtccgattctttgcgatgccatggactgtagcccgccaggtgcctctgtccgtgggattctccaggcaagaacactggagccatgccctcctccgggggatctttccgacccagggaagagtctcctgcacggcaggcggattctttaccagctgagctaccagggaagcccaagctctaTATATTAGAGTACAATCCATCCCCccacaaaagaaggcagaaaggatgaagagaaacTGTCCTCTCCGCCCTGCCCATTTCTCCCCCAATACATGTCCCTAATTCCCCAAAACCCCATCCCAGTCAGTCCCACTCAGCCTAGTTCCAGTTTCCTTCGGGAGCTGAACTCCCTGCTTTCCCCCTctgttccttcctcctctctccctcagtcagccttccctctctccttcatcCCTTTccgcctcccctctcctccccctcccttaAAGGTCCCCATTCTCGTTAAGGGCCAGTGGCAGCCCAGTACCAGAACGAGGGGATATGCTTCACTAAtttagcttaaaaaaagaaaaccaaccccTTTCTATGTGGCTCCTGCTCCCAGGGTTCCTGAGGGACCACTTTCCTGAGTCCCACAGCCACCCCGACTTGTCCTTGGGGTCCAGGTACTCACAGGGTCCCATGGAGGGTTCATACTATCCCCTGAGCCCCTCTCCTGGAACACCCACTGTCAACCCCTAATCTCCAGCAAAGTTCACCCCCGAGACCTGTTAGGCACCACCTACTTTCGTAGATCCTCCTCAGAAAGCACTGCTGGCTGCCTTGAGTCTGGCAGGTGTTTCCCCCAGTCTCGCAGACCCCGCTGGCGTTGACTCTGTTACACTGGAAACATTCTAGAGCTGGAAAGTGAAACCAACATAATAAGGTTCTTCCGGACCAGCCTCCCGGCAGCTCAGGAGGGAGAGCACCCTTGACCCAGGGGCGCCTGGACGCTGACGGTTTCCCTCCTCCTGATGAATGTTCTGGAGGCAGGTGATTTTTCCCTGCTTGGCTTCCACCCGGGCGGAGGCATGCGTGCCCCTAGGCACAAGACCTGCACCCGAGCACAGAGAGCTCCGCAGTCCTCCCAGGGACCCGCGGTGCCGCTGGAGGAAGGGCAAGTCCATCACTGCGGCTCCACGGATCCCACTTGCCAGCCGATTATCACCCCAACCCCAGGGGACGCCACTGAAGATGTTCCGTGTGAATGGCATCTGCAGGAGCGGCTCGATGAGGGTTGGAGTAAGAAGTCAGCACCGCCCACTCCCCTCCTTCTCGCAGAGCCCCCCATCCTCCACCCTTTCTGTTCATCTAAAGAGACAACTCTAGGACTCAGCCTAAAAAGGGgcagggaagagagagacaggACAGGTGGGCGGAGGGGGTTgggaagaaaaagagatcagGAGAGAGTAAGGCAAGATAGGGGGAGAAGAGgagcagaggaagggagagagagaagaggcggaggagggagaggaggggagggaggaagaggagagggaggaagagggagagcagagaggagaggaggggagggagagaagggggaggagggagagagggtgattgacagaggaagggagggagacgaggaccaggagagagggagggatctGCAGGACAAACGCATGCGCCTGGGGTCACAGCTCCTCACTCCCTCCTCGCTGGTCCCCGAGTTATTTGCCAAACAGTGAGTTCCTGCCAGTGAGAGGCGCTATTCTAGGTGTTGGAAATAGGGTGCTGAAGGGAGCACCGAAATATGCATTCCACCTGTCAAATACTAAACAAATAAATTGGGGAAATGGCTGacaatgaagaaataagaaaggttATTTCAGGTCCTGGTGACTCATGACAATGGGAAGGAGGATCATGGAGGAGTGAGCGTGAGGAGGCTGTGGGGAGGCAGAGAGCTTTCTCAGGGGTGACTTGAGCtcaaacctgatttttttttatgctaACCACTAAAACAACTGGCAGTAGCTAGCAAACTGGTTCCAGCAACACACGGGCCAGTGCACAGACAGTTTCTGAGCTGCAGTTAGCTTGGCCAATTTGAGAAAGAGAAGCATCAGCACAGGCAAAGTGGAAAAAAGGGCGAGAGTATTGTAAAACCAGACTGAAGAGGTTGATAGGGGTCAGACCACATGCACGCATCTGCTTGGACCTGCGCTGTTGCGGTGGTATTCATGGACCATGTGTGGCTGTTGAGCCTGTGAAATGCCAGTAGTCCAAATAGATGGACTGTAAGTCAATTTCAAACACAGCACACACAAATCGTTTAAATTGCTCATCAGTGACTTTGATGTTGATTGCATGCTGAAATGatagtagtgtcctactcttcgtgacctcatggactgtagcccaccagtctcctctgtccatgagattctccagacaagaatacgggagtgggtagccattccctccttctggggatcttcctcacccagggattgaacctgcatctcctgcggctcctgaattgcagaattctttaccactgagccaccagggaagcccaatagtttagatatattgggttaaataaagtGTATATTAAAGTTAATTTTCCACATTTCTGAGTTTTTTAATATGCCTACTGGAAGAGTAAAAATGATGTCTGCAGCTTGGCTTGCATCTTATTTGGACCATCATTTAGGCCATCATAAGAACTGACATTGTGTTCAAAGTTGGAAAAGGCCATAAGAGGCTTTTTCAATAGGCAGTGACATTGACTAGCTTTTTGCATGTACACTCTGGCAACTCTGTAGACAATAGACTTTAAAGGAGAGAGTAACAGAGGCCCAGGACAGGGTTGGTGGAAACTGGGAAGTTGGGACGGAAGCCACAAGTCAACTGCGTCCAAGCAAAAATTTGAGAAATTATAGGTCAGGTATATTGAAATAGgatttctcaggtggtgctagtggtaaagaacccacctgctaatacaggagatgcaggagacccaggttcgatccctgcgtggggaagatcccctggaggacaacatggcaacccactccagtattcttgcctggagaatcccatggacagaggagcctggcaggctgcagtccatagggtcacaaagagtcagacacgactgaagtgactaagttTGCACACATAAACGAGGTGTGTATGTGGGAAACAGGGACTAGGAAACCTACAACACAGCAAATAGAAGGTCATTGCCTTGTGCTTCTCATGGTTTCATCTTTTTGTGTCATTTAAAACTacacatttatgtttttatttactcaCACGTTTTTATTTTGCAAGAAACGttccaaaatttcaaaaataatgaacTTAGAAAAATTCACACTCAGTTAAAAAAACTGAGCTCTCGATTCTGCTTCCTCTAAACTTAATGATGataggggatttccctggtggtccagtggctaaggctccatgctcccaaagcagggggccaggggttcgatccctggtcagggaagtagagcccacatgctgcaactaagacctagcacggtcaaagaaataaataaaaacaaatattatttaaaaaaaaaaaataaacttaatgaTGATTGTGTAACCTGAGCAGTCTGTCTTGTCAGTATTCACTGTCAACCCTGGATCTGTGATGTCCTTGAGCACATGAAACCCTACTGGAGATACGAATCTGCTTGAGAATTTCAGTGACTCTCTTGAAAGTTATAATCATTTCATTCAAACTGTGCCCTTGGATAATTTCATATGAGCAGCTGCAACAAAGGCCTCAAGTGTCACTGGCTCAAGCAGGTGCAATTCTTCTTGCCCAACCCACAGCCCTCAGCCTCCACCTGCACACGCTGAGGCAGCCCCTGCGGCACATGTGACTCTGACACACTCATCATGCACGTCAGGCAGCTCAAACAGTGGAGAGCAAATGCCCCTGGGAGCACCCTTCTTCCAAGAACAGATGGGTTATTGGTGGATGAATACACCAACTTTCCTCCCGTGACTTGGATCCCCTACACTGCCCTCCACAATTTCCGGCAGGATGGGCTCCATTTGTTCACCATGGTGTCCAGCTTATTAATTTCTTTGCgtgttcccaggtggcactagtagtaaagaacccgcctaccaatgcaagagacatgagagatgtgggttcgatccctgggttgggaagatccctgggaggagggcatggcaacccactccagtattcttgcctggagaatcccatggacagaggagcccggcgggctacagtccatagggtcacagagagttggacatgactgaagcaaccagGCATGCCTGCACATTGTCTTACTTCCCCACACCCCTCCTGGTATTTCCTGGAATCAGCTTCCAGACAAATGATTTTTTATTCCTATCAGCTTCAGATGATGGATTTTCATTTAGATCAAGTGTATGctcttataaattaatttttcatattttgtactccaagtctTCTTGTGCTTTTATAGAACAAACAAAACATTGACTATTAGCAGGCTGATTCCATTTGCTAAAGAACATTGGGAAAAAGTGGTGCCTGTTAATGCCAATGATCATTCCAGTTTTAATCAatcatggaataaaaaaaaaactatgaaagtaTATTCTGTAGAAGGTGAAACACTTTTTGTAATGCTATAATACATTTAATTGGAAAATCCACAAAGCACATAAACGTGTTAATTTTTGCAGTGGAAGAATAAATACAAATGCCAGTAGAATATGATATTGCAGCAAAAGTGACTAAACTGAGAACCCAGAGTGAAAAATGCCCTTGCAGTTGGTTTTCATGCACACATAATTGTGAATTGTGTCCTGTGTCCAAACAAGATagtatatgaatataaataaatgtatatgtaagtatattttaatatttatacattataaacatatcatatatgaatattaaaatacacaaatatctATTAATACATGAATATTAAAGTAAGTGATGTCTTTGTATAGCATATATTATGAaccattttatgaaaatatacattctatatgtatgtgcacatacacacccacagGTAAAATAACTGGACTGTAAAAGTTGTGTGGTAAAGGTGATGTGGAATAAAAAATAGTCTTCAGCAAAAATTCTCCCTGCTCCCTGTCATCAAGCAGATCAGAAAATGGTTACGCTTCTGAAGAACTACACTGGGATTCAATCTGTGTTCTACAACAAGTAAAGGACATTTTGTAAAAGGTCCTGCAAGTATTAATTGCATTTTGGTCACATAATAGAGTGTCTGACTCCGGTTTTTGATGTTTCACAGCTGGCAACCTTGAAGTCTTGCCCCTCGTGCCTCACATGCGGGCCCCAGGGGCTCCTTCTTTCAACATTGGTGGGAGTTTCACGCCACACAAGCCCCTACCTGAATGCAAGAACCATCGCCCTGCCTCTCTTCCTCACCATCATCTAAATTCAAGAGTCTCCTTTCTCTGATCCCCCAAGCCATCATAAGACACCTGGCAGTAAGCCCTGCTCTCCCAAGAAAGCCTCATGAGATAACTAATTAAGGCTTTTCACACCCTCCTGATACATATGTGGCATCATCAGTCTTGACATGTAATCCAAGTTTGGGTGAGGATTCATCCTGTTTCTATCATATAACCCCAACAGTTTAACGTCAAGTGTTCAACAAATGAAGTACCCAAGTATTTCagctttcaaaaatgtttaaccagttgaaatgatgaaaaatagACTTTCAAGCAAAAAAGATATAGAAATGTATTCCTACAAAAGCAGAATGCCCCAGATTATAGGGTAAATGGTAATCTTATCTCTTGGAAATTCTAATGTCTAGGCAGGCAGACAAAGAGTGGAAGAGACAGGCAATGCCTAGAACCATAAGCCGCCACTCAGCCAGGTTCCCCTCTGCCCTCCTACATGCTGGGCGCGGGGGGAGCAGGGGAGCTCACCTTGCGGGAGTCCGAGCAGTGAGGACAGGACCaccagcagcagtagcagaaggcACTTAGCCATCTCTGGATCTGGCTCAAGTCCCAAAGACTTACAGAAGGCAGGACCGAACCACAGCATCAAGAGCCTCTGAGATCCCGACTTTATAATTCCAGGCTGGGAGGAGCAGCCAATGGCAGCCCAGACAAAGGCTTGCACTTTCCCAGACAAAGAGAAGAGTGCCTGAAGGAACTAGGGCCCTACATTCTTTATAGCAATTACTGGTCTTGCTCACTTCCACTGGCCCTACTGAGGAAGCCAAGGTATGTAAGAAGAGCTGACTCTCCTGTGTCCCCATTGTGCAATTATAAAAATTGAAGACTAGAGTCTGACTTACATCACCTAGGGACTTGGGAATTCGGTCGAATTCATGATGTTTTACCATTTAAGAGGTTTACCATATTGAACGGAACTACTgaagtatcggagaaggcaatggcaccccactccagtactcttgcctggaaaatcccatggacggaggaccctggtaggccgcagtccaaggagtctctaggagtcggacacgactgagcgacttccctttcacttttcactttcatgcattggagaaggaaatggcaacccactccagtgttcttgcctggagaatcccagggatgggggagcctggtgggctgccgtctatggagtcgcacagggtcggacatgactgaagtgacttagcagtagcagcactgaAGTATGGTGTGGGGAAAGTGGGAACAAGCAACAGGTTCATTGCTCACTTACTCGCTCAGGGGAGGCAAGCTGGCTCCTTATATAGGGCGACGGTAGGGGTTTGTCCAGGGGTCAGGCAAGAGGAGTTACTTAGGTGGTTGCCCACCCCTTTAGCAGTGCTGAGTGCAGGGGCCATGCATATACCCTACATTTGCTCCCAGCTCTTCAGAAATTGGGTTTTTGGTCTCTTTTTATCTTGTCCATAATCTGCTCCAACTGCACATGTACGCAGTCATTTTTAGTTTCTGGGAGGTTTTTTGCTCAAGGAGACATTTGTCAGATACAAGGCCTGGAGCAAATTGTCCCAGCCTGTTTGTCAGATACAAGCACTTGAGCAAAGGATCCCAGCCTGTCTCAGTAGTATTGTCTCCTTTCTTGGAAATGAAACAcaattgcatttgtttttttcactttttggctaaTAGGAGCAAAATGGAGTATTTCTCCCCAGGTTATCAAAATCTGTATTACAAGTGTTACTGAAAGAGTGTAGGGGGGTCCGGCTGCTCACCGCTCAAAAGCCAAAAAACAGGCCAGGGTGGTGgagagtttgctttatttcaggtgttggcaactgggggtgggggcggaggtgggcagggagggtggtgGACGTCTGTCCAAAGGCtggctcccctccctcccctggcaatcagtggggcaagagcttttatagacagaaggaAGGGGccacatgcagaaacagcacagtcagctgcTTCACATTGGTCACTGACGGTCTGGCCCACATCATTTTGACTTTTAGGTATAGtgaatcttcagttccagggtccatttgttcccTCCGTTTTTAGACGAATTCTCAGAGAATTGTGGCAGCATATGTCACGGGTACAGTTTGGTCATAACGTAACTAAGTTCTTCACCCTAGTGTTTTCGTATCTATAAAACAACTCACAGGATGTAGCTcaaaatattatctatagtctttggtggctcagatggtaaagaatctgcctgcaatgcaggagacccgggttcaatccctgggtcagaaagattccttggagaagcgaatggcaactcactccagtgttcttgcctggagaattccacagacagaggagcctggtgggctatagtccatggggtcacaaagagttggacaagactgagtgactttcacttctcttgagaaagaactaaaagtccttgacatgaccatattattattattttggtgtccgttgactgttttcctttatttctggatTTCTTATTtgtctgattaaacttattctttgactaaagtttcccacagacaaaaggcagataGAAGACATGGAGGGGTGTGTTGGGGGaaaggaccatagggtcctgccCTGTTTCACAAGTGACCcagagttttcattattttttttaatatcatttttcctttttaaataaaattttcttttctattctggaTGCTGGACTACAGCTAGTGGAGAACTCACTTTCCAGAATGGTGTCAGAAGAAAATCTGCTGACCCATCCCCACACCATCCAATGAAATAACTGGCAAAAAGGATCTTAAATACAATCATTCTAAATCTCTGAAAATTGTCATAACGGCATATAGCAAATcaggaaactattttttttccccaagaaaatcTAAATCTCTGTAGGAACAGTGAGAATCTGGGCAGGTGGTGCCACCAAAAGTGGGATCCAGAGGCTTGCCACTCAGAAGCCACTgaagaggccaggttggtggaaggAAAGGTCGCTTTAGCTTGGATGCCAGCAGTCCATAAGAATATAAGAATCTGAAGCTCTCCCCCAAAA from Bos indicus x Bos taurus breed Angus x Brahman F1 hybrid chromosome 29, Bos_hybrid_MaternalHap_v2.0, whole genome shotgun sequence carries:
- the LOC113886272 gene encoding secreted seminal-vesicle Ly-6 protein 1-like translates to MLWFGPAFCKSLGLEPDPEMAKCLLLLLLVVLSSLLGLPQALECFQCNRVNASGVCETGGNTCQTQGSQQCFLRRIYENGTLSYGHQGCSQLCIPMKLFNPSVIVEYKCCHDSPLCNKF